A section of the Clostridium omnivorum genome encodes:
- a CDS encoding YifB family Mg chelatase-like AAA ATPase, with amino-acid sequence MAIKINTACFTGIEGTIVTVEIDISYGLPAFNIVGLADTAVKESKERVRAAIINSGFDFPISRITINLAPADLKKDGSQFDLPIAIGILLASNQINTKEISDYLILGELSLSGELKAIRGALSIAIEGLNSGINKLILPNENYKECAVLQGIEMYTFAKLKQVVSYLENRDMLPDGQLVYNDKEINFDVDFEDVIGIESARRAIEVAAAGGHNIIMFGPPGSGKTMLAQRIPTILPKLNYDEALEVTRIYSVSGNLNKDQGLILTRPFRSPHHSSSHAALIGGGRKLMPGEISLAHNGVLFLDEILEFKKDVLEVLRQPLEERQIKLSRANGNVNYPANFMLVAALNPCPCGYYGSGSKECVCSDNDRRRYIGRLSGPLLDRIDIFMFVNTLSYKEVSSQKTGEKSEVIRARVERARELQKERFKTDKIRSNAEMNQRQIKKYCKLDSKSSNLIEIVYNKMQLSNRAYSRILKVARTISDLNGRESIEQSDIIEALQYRRFLDDKIV; translated from the coding sequence ATGGCTATTAAAATTAATACTGCATGTTTTACAGGTATTGAAGGCACTATTGTAACAGTAGAGATTGATATATCCTATGGACTTCCTGCGTTTAATATTGTAGGACTTGCAGATACTGCAGTGAAAGAATCTAAAGAAAGAGTACGTGCAGCTATTATAAATTCTGGATTTGATTTTCCAATCAGTAGAATTACAATTAATCTAGCTCCTGCTGACTTAAAAAAAGATGGCTCACAATTTGATCTTCCTATAGCAATTGGTATATTACTAGCTTCTAATCAAATAAATACAAAAGAGATATCTGACTATCTAATATTAGGGGAACTTTCCTTGTCTGGTGAATTAAAAGCTATTAGAGGGGCCTTATCTATTGCTATAGAAGGTTTAAACAGTGGTATAAATAAATTAATTTTACCAAATGAAAATTACAAGGAATGTGCTGTATTACAAGGAATTGAAATGTATACTTTCGCAAAGCTTAAACAGGTAGTTTCTTATCTTGAAAATAGAGATATGCTTCCTGATGGCCAGTTAGTCTACAATGATAAGGAAATTAATTTTGATGTTGATTTTGAAGATGTCATAGGTATAGAAAGCGCAAGAAGAGCAATAGAGGTTGCCGCAGCAGGTGGGCATAATATAATTATGTTTGGTCCTCCAGGCTCTGGAAAAACAATGTTAGCTCAGCGGATTCCTACAATACTGCCAAAATTAAATTATGATGAAGCACTTGAGGTTACTAGAATTTATAGCGTTTCAGGAAATTTAAATAAAGATCAAGGACTTATATTGACAAGGCCTTTTAGGAGTCCGCATCATTCGAGTTCACATGCTGCCCTAATTGGAGGAGGAAGAAAGCTAATGCCTGGTGAAATATCTTTAGCTCATAATGGTGTTTTGTTTTTAGATGAAATACTTGAATTTAAAAAAGATGTATTAGAGGTCCTAAGGCAGCCTTTGGAGGAAAGACAAATAAAATTATCTAGAGCGAATGGAAATGTTAACTATCCCGCTAACTTTATGCTTGTAGCAGCTCTTAATCCTTGTCCGTGTGGGTATTATGGTAGCGGATCTAAAGAATGTGTATGTTCTGATAATGATAGAAGAAGGTATATAGGTAGACTCTCGGGACCACTTTTAGATAGAATTGATATTTTTATGTTTGTTAATACTTTAAGTTATAAGGAAGTATCTTCTCAAAAGACTGGTGAAAAGTCAGAGGTTATAAGAGCAAGAGTGGAGAGAGCAAGAGAACTTCAAAAAGAAAGATTTAAAACGGATAAAATACGCAGTAACGCAGAAATGAATCAAAGGCAAATAAAGAAATATTGTAAATTAGATAGCAAGAGCAGTAATCTAATTGAAATCGTATATAATAAAATGCAACTTAGCAACAGGGCTTACAGTAGAATTTTAAAGGTGGCTAGAACAATTTCAGATTTAAATGGAAGAGAATCCATTGAACAAAGTGATATCATTGAAGCTCTTCAATATAGAAGGTTTTTAGATGATAAAATTGTTTAG
- a CDS encoding YraN family protein, which translates to MHEYNKAIGSIGELYAIEYMKNLDYKLMDRNFRSRFGEIDIIARDGIYIVFIEVKTRYNSVYGLPCESVNYNKMSKLKKTAEYYILKNKLHKNYFRFDVIEIYLDYNDNLYSAKLIKNAF; encoded by the coding sequence ATGCATGAATATAATAAAGCAATAGGTTCTATAGGCGAGCTATATGCAATTGAGTATATGAAGAACTTAGACTATAAATTAATGGATAGGAATTTTAGAAGCAGGTTCGGAGAAATCGACATAATCGCTAGAGATGGAATTTATATAGTATTTATTGAGGTTAAAACAAGATACAACTCAGTTTATGGTTTACCTTGCGAATCAGTAAATTATAATAAAATGAGTAAGCTAAAAAAAACTGCCGAATATTATATTTTAAAAAATAAGCTCCATAAAAATTATTTTAGATTTGATGTAATAGAAATTTATCTAGATTATAATGACAATCTATATTCAGCCAAACTTATTAAAAATGCATTTTAA
- a CDS encoding ribonuclease HII: MSFSEINDYISSIKTEIFSDNLDFEQLADVCSLLQEDNRKNVQSLGEKTLRFIDKQKNEILRVTNMYEFDKSFGNYKFIAGVDEVGRGPLAGPIVSAAVILDYSAINSRDIILGINDSKKLSSNVRKELACIIKDKALAYSISAIDHNMIDSNGIAWCNNEVFKIAIRNLKVAPELVLSDGYPIKNFNIKNVHVIKGDTKSASIACASIIAKVYRDELMKEYGNMFENYNFAGNAGYGTEEHIRAIKEFGPCKIHRMSFLKNII; the protein is encoded by the coding sequence ATGAGCTTTAGTGAAATTAATGATTATATTAGCTCAATAAAAACCGAAATATTTAGTGATAATTTGGATTTTGAACAATTAGCAGATGTTTGTTCTTTGCTTCAGGAAGATAATAGAAAAAATGTTCAATCTCTTGGAGAAAAGACTTTAAGATTTATAGATAAGCAAAAGAACGAGATACTTCGAGTTACAAATATGTATGAATTCGATAAAAGCTTTGGAAATTATAAATTCATTGCAGGAGTTGACGAAGTAGGTAGAGGTCCCCTTGCGGGTCCTATTGTATCAGCTGCAGTAATTTTAGATTATAGCGCGATTAATAGCAGGGATATAATATTAGGTATAAATGACTCTAAAAAGCTCTCAAGTAATGTGAGGAAGGAATTAGCTTGTATTATTAAGGATAAAGCCTTAGCTTATTCAATTTCTGCTATAGACCATAATATGATAGACTCTAATGGTATAGCCTGGTGCAATAATGAAGTGTTTAAAATTGCTATTAGGAATCTCAAGGTTGCTCCGGAATTGGTGCTATCAGATGGATACCCTATAAAAAATTTTAATATAAAAAATGTTCATGTTATAAAGGGTGATACAAAGAGTGCTAGTATTGCCTGTGCTTCCATTATTGCAAAGGTGTATAGAGATGAACTTATGAAAGAGTACGGTAATATGTTCGAAAACTATAACTTTGCGGGAAATGCTGGCTATGGCACAGAGGAACATATAAGGGCTATAAAGGAATTTGGTCCATGTAAAATACATAGAATGAGTTTTTTAAAGAATATTATTTAA
- the ylqF gene encoding ribosome biogenesis GTPase YlqF, with the protein MAINWFPGHMAKTRREMKESMKLVDAVIELRDARIVKASANPDIDDICGNKPRIVLLNKCDLSEEKITNQWIKELTRENVRAIAVNSLTGEGLKSIKLMLDDILKEKHDRLKAKGLAKIVDRVMVAGIPNVGKSSFINKMARNNIAKTADRPGVTKSKQWIKTSIGIELMDTPGILWPKFEDDEVALHLAFTGAIKDEIMDIEELALKLIEKLQILYPDRLMGRYKLDSLEEEPLANMDKIARKRGAVVSGGNIDYNRVAVLLLDEFRGGKLGSISLDRP; encoded by the coding sequence ATGGCTATAAATTGGTTTCCAGGACATATGGCTAAAACTAGGCGCGAGATGAAAGAAAGTATGAAGCTTGTGGATGCAGTTATCGAGCTTAGAGATGCTAGAATAGTAAAGGCAAGTGCAAATCCTGATATTGATGATATCTGCGGGAATAAGCCTAGGATAGTACTTTTAAATAAATGCGATTTAAGCGAAGAAAAGATTACTAATCAATGGATTAAAGAGCTAACAAGGGAAAATGTTAGGGCTATAGCAGTGAATAGTTTAACAGGAGAAGGACTTAAGTCAATTAAGCTTATGCTAGATGATATATTAAAGGAAAAGCATGATAGACTAAAAGCTAAGGGACTAGCAAAGATAGTTGATAGAGTTATGGTGGCTGGCATTCCTAATGTAGGTAAATCATCATTTATTAATAAAATGGCTAGGAATAACATAGCTAAAACAGCTGACAGACCAGGTGTTACTAAGAGTAAGCAGTGGATAAAAACCAGCATAGGTATAGAACTTATGGATACTCCAGGAATATTATGGCCTAAATTTGAAGATGACGAAGTTGCTCTGCATTTAGCATTTACAGGCGCAATTAAGGATGAAATAATGGACATTGAAGAGCTGGCGCTAAAGTTAATTGAAAAATTGCAGATACTGTATCCTGATAGACTTATGGGAAGATACAAGCTTGATTCATTAGAGGAAGAACCTCTAGCTAATATGGATAAAATAGCTAGAAAAAGAGGTGCTGTGGTTTCAGGAGGAAATATAGATTACAACAGAGTAGCAGTGCTTTTGCTAGATGAATTTAGAGGTGGTAAACTAGGTTCTATATCACTTGATAGGCCGTAA
- the lepB gene encoding signal peptidase I: MFNIFKYIKEVGVCITAALLITLVLIKFFFQISEVEGVSMMPTLNNKDRIVVDKISVNFAEPKRGDVVIIKYPADTRVKYVKRIAAIAGDRVKIEDNKFYLNGRSQEETYIKDKYIKGYLSEVVVPDNTIFVLGDNRNESIDSRFNDVGFVNKKLIVGKAILKIYPLDKFERIR, encoded by the coding sequence GTGTTTAATATATTTAAATATATAAAAGAGGTAGGAGTTTGTATTACGGCAGCACTATTGATTACACTTGTTTTAATTAAATTCTTTTTTCAAATTTCTGAAGTTGAAGGTGTCTCTATGATGCCTACTTTGAATAATAAAGATAGAATTGTTGTTGATAAAATTTCTGTTAATTTTGCAGAGCCTAAACGAGGAGATGTTGTAATAATAAAATATCCTGCTGATACGAGAGTAAAGTATGTGAAACGCATAGCAGCCATAGCTGGTGACAGAGTAAAGATAGAGGATAATAAGTTCTATCTAAATGGAAGGTCACAAGAAGAAACTTATATTAAGGATAAGTATATTAAGGGTTATTTAAGTGAAGTTGTTGTACCTGATAATACTATTTTCGTTTTAGGTGATAATAGAAATGAGAGTATTGATAGTAGATTCAATGATGTTGGCTTTGTAAACAAAAAGCTAATAGTTGGAAAAGCTATATTAAAGATATATCCATTAGATAAATTTGAAAGGATAAGATAA
- the rplS gene encoding 50S ribosomal protein L19 has product MLDIIKAIEAEQIRTDLPNFNVGDTVKVHVKVKEGNRERIQMFEGTVIKRQNGGLRETFTVRRVAYGVGVERTFPVNAPIIDKLEVTRRGKVRRAKLFYLRNRVGKAAKVKEVL; this is encoded by the coding sequence ATGTTAGATATAATAAAGGCTATAGAAGCTGAACAAATTAGAACTGACCTACCAAACTTTAATGTAGGAGACACTGTTAAAGTACACGTTAAAGTTAAAGAAGGAAACAGAGAAAGAATCCAAATGTTCGAGGGAACAGTTATAAAGAGACAAAATGGTGGTTTAAGAGAAACATTTACTGTAAGAAGAGTTGCTTACGGAGTAGGTGTTGAAAGAACTTTCCCAGTAAATGCTCCTATAATTGATAAACTTGAAGTTACAAGAAGAGGTAAGGTTAGAAGAGCTAAGTTATTCTACCTAAGAAACAGAGTAGGTAAGGCAGCAAAAGTTAAAGAAGTGTTATAA
- the trmD gene encoding tRNA (guanosine(37)-N1)-methyltransferase TrmD produces the protein MKIDILTLFPEMFGIFNHSIIGRACEKGIVEINTVNIRDYTENKHKKVDDYPYGGGAGMVMAPQPIVDSIKSVKAHNKGKVIFLGPRGLTFNQEMAKELSNEEELIFLCGHYEGIDERAYKHIDLEISLGDFVLTGGEMACIPVIDSICRLIPGVLSKSESFMEESFYHGLLEYPQYTRPEIYGGERVPDVLLSGHHENIRKWRRLQSLKITKNKRPDLYSKLKLSKEDRKLLSE, from the coding sequence ATGAAAATCGACATATTAACATTGTTTCCTGAAATGTTTGGTATTTTTAACCACAGTATCATTGGGAGAGCTTGTGAAAAGGGTATAGTTGAAATAAATACAGTAAATATAAGAGACTATACTGAAAATAAACATAAAAAAGTAGATGACTATCCTTATGGTGGAGGAGCAGGCATGGTTATGGCTCCACAACCTATAGTGGATAGTATAAAAAGCGTAAAAGCTCATAATAAAGGTAAGGTAATTTTTCTTGGACCTAGGGGGCTTACCTTTAATCAAGAAATGGCAAAAGAATTGTCCAATGAAGAAGAATTAATTTTTTTATGTGGTCATTATGAGGGGATAGATGAGAGAGCTTATAAGCATATAGATTTAGAAATTTCTTTAGGTGACTTTGTACTTACAGGTGGGGAAATGGCATGCATACCTGTGATAGATAGTATATGCAGACTTATCCCTGGAGTATTATCTAAAAGCGAAAGTTTCATGGAGGAGTCTTTTTATCACGGCTTATTAGAATATCCTCAATATACTAGACCAGAAATATATGGTGGTGAAAGGGTTCCAGATGTATTACTTTCAGGACATCATGAAAATATAAGGAAGTGGAGAAGGCTCCAATCTTTAAAAATAACAAAGAACAAAAGACCTGACTTATACTCTAAACTTAAGTTGTCGAAGGAAGATAGAAAATTATTATCTGAGTAA
- the rimM gene encoding ribosome maturation factor RimM (Essential for efficient processing of 16S rRNA), which yields MKDFLSIGQIINTHGVKGELKIYPLTDDIKRFRKLKTVFIDNIEKNVVWCKLQADKVILKIEGINSMDEAAKYKNKYIEVKREDAVKLNEGEYYIADLIGCNVVDELGTDLGKVFDVIQTHSNDVYWVKGKEELLVPALKTIVVNIDIENQQIVIKPEDSWQ from the coding sequence ATGAAGGATTTTTTATCTATAGGCCAAATTATTAACACGCATGGAGTTAAAGGAGAATTAAAGATATACCCTTTAACTGATGATATTAAAAGATTTAGAAAGCTAAAGACAGTGTTCATTGACAATATTGAAAAGAATGTGGTTTGGTGCAAGCTTCAAGCAGATAAAGTTATTTTAAAAATTGAAGGCATTAACAGCATGGATGAAGCTGCTAAATATAAAAACAAGTACATTGAAGTTAAAAGAGAAGATGCAGTAAAGTTAAATGAAGGTGAGTATTATATTGCTGACTTAATTGGCTGCAATGTGGTTGATGAATTAGGCACAGATCTAGGTAAAGTTTTTGATGTTATTCAAACTCACAGTAATGATGTTTACTGGGTAAAGGGCAAAGAAGAATTACTTGTCCCTGCTCTCAAAACCATTGTGGTTAATATTGATATTGAAAATCAGCAAATAGTTATAAAACCAGAGGACTCATGGCAATGA
- a CDS encoding KH domain-containing protein, whose translation MKELVEIIARSLVDNPEMVQVNEITGEQSIILELKVAPEDMGKVIGKQGRIAKAIRTVVKAAAIKENKRVVVEII comes from the coding sequence ATGAAAGAATTAGTAGAAATTATCGCTAGGTCATTAGTTGACAACCCAGAAATGGTTCAAGTCAATGAAATCACAGGTGAGCAATCAATAATTCTTGAACTAAAAGTTGCACCAGAGGATATGGGAAAAGTAATTGGAAAACAGGGAAGAATAGCTAAGGCTATAAGAACTGTTGTCAAGGCAGCTGCTATTAAAGAAAATAAAAGAGTAGTTGTTGAAATCATATAA
- the rpsP gene encoding 30S ribosomal protein S16, with the protein MAVKIRLRRMGAKKAPFYRIVIADSRSPRDGRFIEEIGYYNPTTEPATIKIDEEKAAQWVKNGAQPSDIVKKLFVRSGLNEKLTK; encoded by the coding sequence ATGGCAGTAAAAATCAGACTAAGAAGAATGGGTGCTAAAAAAGCTCCATTTTATAGAATAGTAATAGCAGATTCAAGATCTCCAAGAGATGGAAGATTCATTGAAGAAATAGGTTACTATAATCCAACAACTGAGCCAGCTACAATCAAAATTGATGAAGAAAAAGCAGCTCAATGGGTTAAGAATGGTGCACAACCATCCGATATCGTTAAAAAGCTATTTGTTAGATCAGGTCTAAACGAAAAGCTTACAAAGTAA
- the ffh gene encoding signal recognition particle protein: protein MAFEGLASKLQDTIKKLKGKGKLSEKDIKEAMREVKLALLEADVNYKVVKQFINSVSEKCLGNEVLESLTPGQQVIKIVNDELTALMGNSESNIEFSSSGTTVIMLVGLQGAGKTTMAGKLALQLRKRNKKPLLVACDIYRPAAIKQLQVVGKQIDIPVFTMGDKVNPVDIAKASIEYAKNNGENVIIIDTAGRLHIDEELMNELSEVKASTKPDEILLVVDSMTGQDAVNVAESFNSKLDITGVVLTKLDGDTRGGAALSIKSMTGKPIKFVGMGEKMSDVEVFHPDRMASRILGMGDVLSLIEKAQAAIDEKEAKELGNRMMNQEMNFEDFLSMMNQMKKLGPLNKLIEMMPGANSKELQSVDWNQGEKELKKTEAIINSMTKHERQHPNVLSSSPSRKKRIAQGSGSTVQEVNKLLKQFEMMKKMTKQMKGMQKGMKKGIFGKMPFMS, encoded by the coding sequence ATGGCTTTTGAAGGGTTGGCTTCTAAATTACAAGATACAATTAAAAAGTTAAAAGGTAAAGGAAAACTCAGTGAAAAAGATATAAAAGAGGCAATGAGAGAAGTTAAGCTAGCTCTATTAGAGGCTGACGTTAACTATAAGGTTGTTAAGCAATTTATAAACAGTGTTAGTGAAAAGTGCTTAGGAAATGAAGTGTTAGAGAGTCTAACACCCGGACAACAAGTAATAAAAATAGTTAATGATGAACTTACAGCACTTATGGGAAACAGTGAAAGCAATATTGAGTTTTCCAGCAGTGGAACTACTGTTATAATGCTTGTTGGACTGCAGGGAGCTGGAAAAACCACAATGGCTGGAAAACTTGCTCTTCAGCTTAGAAAAAGAAATAAAAAACCATTACTGGTAGCTTGCGATATATATAGACCAGCCGCAATTAAACAACTTCAGGTGGTTGGTAAGCAAATAGATATTCCTGTATTTACAATGGGAGATAAAGTGAATCCAGTAGATATAGCAAAAGCCTCCATTGAATATGCAAAAAACAATGGTGAGAATGTTATTATTATTGATACAGCAGGAAGACTTCATATTGATGAAGAATTGATGAATGAACTTAGTGAGGTAAAGGCTTCTACTAAGCCTGATGAAATTCTTCTTGTAGTTGATTCTATGACTGGACAGGATGCTGTGAATGTTGCAGAAAGCTTTAATAGTAAGCTAGATATTACTGGAGTTGTACTTACAAAGCTTGATGGTGATACAAGAGGTGGAGCTGCTCTTTCTATAAAGTCTATGACCGGCAAACCAATAAAATTTGTTGGTATGGGCGAGAAAATGAGTGATGTAGAGGTGTTTCACCCTGATAGAATGGCATCAAGAATTCTCGGAATGGGGGATGTGCTTTCATTAATTGAAAAAGCTCAAGCTGCTATTGATGAGAAAGAAGCAAAAGAACTAGGTAACAGAATGATGAATCAGGAAATGAATTTTGAAGATTTTCTTTCCATGATGAATCAAATGAAAAAACTGGGACCTTTAAATAAATTGATTGAAATGATGCCTGGGGCTAATAGTAAAGAATTACAATCCGTTGATTGGAACCAGGGAGAAAAGGAATTAAAGAAAACTGAAGCTATAATCAATTCCATGACAAAACATGAGAGACAACATCCTAATGTTTTAAGCTCTTCTCCTTCAAGAAAGAAGAGAATAGCACAAGGTTCAGGCTCTACTGTTCAAGAAGTTAACAAACTTCTAAAACAATTTGAAATGATGAAGAAAATGACAAAGCAAATGAAAGGTATGCAAAAGGGTATGAAAAAAGGTATCTTTGGGAAAATGCCATTCATGAGTTAA
- a CDS encoding putative DNA-binding protein: MIERFEITILLDFYGDLLTEKQREIMEMYFNDDLSLAEISENNNTSRQAIHDIIKRCQKSLLDYEGKLGLMKANNDMKAKKKELFNKIESLNDMIDDSELRNKIEEIKSDINDLF; the protein is encoded by the coding sequence ATGATAGAAAGATTTGAGATAACAATTTTATTAGATTTTTATGGTGATTTATTGACTGAAAAGCAAAGAGAAATCATGGAAATGTATTTTAATGATGATTTGTCACTAGCCGAAATATCAGAAAACAATAATACAAGTCGGCAAGCTATTCATGATATTATTAAAAGATGTCAAAAGTCACTGCTTGATTATGAAGGTAAACTAGGTCTTATGAAAGCAAACAACGATATGAAAGCTAAGAAGAAAGAATTATTTAATAAAATTGAAAGTTTGAATGATATGATTGATGATTCCGAACTGAGAAATAAAATTGAAGAAATAAAAAGTGATATAAATGATTTATTCTAA
- the ftsY gene encoding signal recognition particle-docking protein FtsY, which produces MFGGFFEKLKSGLTKTKDGFTDKISEMLNLYVTIDEDLFDELEEILITSDIGVETTLEIIDRVRDKIKENKVKEPSKVNDCLKEVLIEMLGNEVNSIVPEKTPEIMLVIGVNGVGKTTSIGKIAAKLKDNKQKVILAAADTFRAAAIDQLEVWSKRAGVDIIRHQEGSDPAAVVFDAIQAAKARKADVLICDTAGRLHNKKNLMDELGKINRIIDREFNEAKRQTFLVLDATTGQNAVQQAKQFMEVCPVDGIILTKLDGTAKGGVVISIKQQLNIPVKLIGVGEGIDDLQEFDARAFVEALF; this is translated from the coding sequence ATGTTTGGTGGATTTTTTGAAAAACTTAAAAGTGGATTAACAAAGACAAAGGATGGATTTACTGATAAAATCAGCGAAATGCTTAATCTTTATGTTACTATTGATGAAGATCTTTTTGATGAACTAGAAGAAATATTGATTACATCTGATATAGGTGTTGAAACTACACTAGAGATAATTGATAGAGTAAGAGATAAAATTAAAGAGAATAAGGTTAAGGAACCTTCAAAGGTTAACGACTGTCTAAAAGAAGTATTAATTGAGATGCTTGGTAATGAAGTAAATTCAATTGTTCCCGAGAAAACTCCTGAAATAATGTTGGTAATTGGAGTAAATGGTGTTGGAAAGACTACAAGTATAGGGAAAATAGCGGCTAAATTAAAAGATAACAAACAAAAGGTTATTCTTGCAGCTGCAGATACCTTTAGGGCTGCTGCTATTGATCAATTAGAAGTATGGAGTAAAAGAGCTGGAGTTGATATAATCCGCCACCAAGAAGGTTCTGACCCAGCAGCTGTAGTTTTTGATGCAATTCAAGCGGCTAAAGCAAGAAAGGCAGATGTACTTATATGCGATACAGCAGGCAGACTTCATAATAAAAAAAATCTCATGGATGAGCTTGGAAAAATAAATAGAATTATTGATAGAGAATTCAACGAAGCTAAAAGACAAACATTTTTGGTTTTAGATGCTACCACAGGACAAAATGCAGTTCAGCAAGCAAAGCAGTTTATGGAGGTATGCCCGGTGGATGGAATAATACTAACCAAGTTAGACGGCACAGCAAAAGGCGGAGTTGTCATTTCAATTAAACAACAATTAAATATACCAGTAAAACTTATAGGAGTAGGAGAAGGAATAGATGATTTACAAGAGTTTGATGCAAGAGCTTTTGTAGAAGCGCTTTTTTAA